A stretch of the Pirellulales bacterium genome encodes the following:
- a CDS encoding ABC transporter permease subunit, with protein MGISNAHYYGWQGKLKSPWYAILAIVRVGLLQVFRRKSYWLVIALGVFHFLLYWSIIYVLTQARLPLEAQKDIFQWFGFNPKTESGGELGYIRFMQQQSAVVMILLAFSGSLLVGSDFHMKSMPFYLSKRIDRRHYIIGKLLAISVIVSLLTTIPALLLFVEFGILTSSIEYWKEHWDVVPSVLAYGLALCVVLSIPLMTISAYLQRMAPIAITWATIFVMFGRLGSFLSDATDNDNWRLIDPWIDVRLIGKLCFGAFSGSSEHEQAVNAALLLGTICELCLLALVRRVRAVDITE; from the coding sequence ATGGGAATTAGCAACGCACATTATTATGGATGGCAAGGAAAGTTAAAATCGCCATGGTACGCCATACTGGCCATTGTTCGAGTTGGCCTCTTGCAGGTGTTTCGCCGCAAGTCTTATTGGTTGGTTATCGCTTTAGGCGTGTTTCACTTCCTTTTGTATTGGAGCATCATATATGTACTGACTCAAGCGCGGCTGCCTCTCGAAGCACAAAAGGACATTTTCCAATGGTTCGGCTTCAACCCCAAGACCGAGTCAGGAGGAGAACTCGGCTACATTCGCTTCATGCAGCAGCAAAGCGCAGTAGTGATGATCTTGCTGGCGTTTTCTGGGAGCTTGCTCGTGGGCTCCGACTTCCATATGAAATCGATGCCCTTCTACCTATCGAAGCGCATTGATCGCCGTCATTATATCATAGGGAAATTGTTGGCAATTAGCGTGATAGTCTCTTTATTGACGACCATACCGGCGCTTTTGCTTTTCGTCGAGTTCGGGATCTTGACGTCATCAATTGAATATTGGAAAGAACATTGGGATGTCGTGCCATCGGTGTTGGCTTATGGGTTAGCGCTTTGCGTCGTGTTGAGCATTCCGCTAATGACAATCTCGGCATACTTGCAACGCATGGCGCCAATTGCAATTACGTGGGCGACGATTTTCGTAATGTTCGGGCGGTTGGGCTCATTCTTGAGTGACGCGACAGATAACGACAATTGGCGACTGATCGACCCCTGGATTGATGTTCGCCTGATTGGCAAGCTGTGCTTTGGAGCGTTCAGCGGCTCCTCAGAGCACGAGCAGGCTGTTAATGCAGCGTTGCTGCTAGGAACGATATGCGAGCTTTGCTTATTGGCGCTCGTGCGACGGGTACGGGCGGTGGATATCACGGAGTAA